The window GTTATAAGGTAAAAGAGATTATTGCCGAGTTGAGGGCAGATAAAAAAGTAAGGGACAAACCAATAGTGCTGGTGGCAGATATTCCGGAAAAACCATTCGAAGATGAAAATACCTTTTTTATTCAAGGTGATGTGAACGCTGAGACTGCAGAAAAAGCCAACCTGAAAGCTGCTTCAGTCGTCATAATATTGTCGGATGAGAGTCTTGATTCGTACTCCAGGGATGCTAAGGCAGTATTGAACACCCTTACAATACGTACACTCAATCCGGACATATATGTCTGTTTAGAAATTTCTGATGCAAAAAACATGCAGCATGGCAGGCTGGCGGGAGCAGATGAGATCATTGTTGTGGGTGAACTAAGCAGCAACCTTCTTGTCCAGGCAGCCCTGGATCATGGCATAACCCAGATTATCACCGAGCTTGTCAGCAATCAATTTGGTAGCGCATTGTATAAGATACCAGCCCCAGAGAACATTATTGGTCAACGTTTTGTTGATGCATTAACATTTCTTAAAAGTGAACATAACGCAATTACCCTGGCAGTTGCGTCGCTGGGGGAAAAGAAATTTATGGCGAATCCCGACATGGACTATATTGTTCGAGCAGGAGACCAGTTAGTCGTAATTGCTCAAGAACGGCCGCACTTAGGGTCATGAAAACATATACACATCTTCTGATGGTTTTCGGGAAAATCTAAAACCAGATCGGTTTTCGTAGAGTTTTTTTTCTGAATCCTGAGTGTGAAAGTTATTACTGTTTATTGAGAAAAGAAAAAAGGTAATTATGGAAAAACTTTTTATGCTTTAAGGAGGAAGTATAACGATGTCTGAGAATCTTGAGAAGGTAAAGACCTATTTAGATGAATTAGGATTTGCTCTGTCCAGTGAAGATACTGAACAGGAATTGGTTATCATTGATGATGAAGATCAGGGGATCAAAAATCTCGTAATAGACTGTGAGTATCCAATCTTGGTGCTTGAACAGGTGATTATGAACGTCCCGCAGGAGACTGGAGACCTTTACCGGCGATTGCTGCAGATGAATCGTACCCTGGTTCACGGGGCGTTTACGTTAGACGAGGAAGGGAAGAGGGTTATTTTCAGGGATACGCTGCAGCTTGAGAATCTCGATAAAAATGAGCTGGAAGGATCTATTAATGCCTTGAGCATTGCTCTGGCAGAGTTTGCAGGAGAACTGATAGCGTTCAGTAAAGTATGATATACCGGCTGCTGTTAATTTATACTCATCTCATGCTGGATTTCGGATAAAATCCGAGATAAAATTGAGCGAGTAAGATCCTCGGTGCCTTTTGTCCGGGGATACCAGCAACCAAATCGGTTTTAGTATAAAACATATTTATCAAAAGAAGGAGAGTTACCATGGCAAGTATATTTCGCAGGATGTTTAAGGTCGGGCAGTCCCATGCACACAGTGTGATGGATAATTTTGAAAATCCCATCAAGATGACAGAACAGGGGGTAAGGGACCTGAAGAAAGATCTGCAGGGGACCATGAGGAGCCTGGCAGAAGTAAAAGGTGTGGCAATACGACTGAAAAGGGAATCTGAAGATAACAAAAGGCTTGCTGCAGATTATGAGCGTAAGGCCATGATGCTGCTTCAGAAGATGAAGGAGGGGGTACTCGACCCTGCTCAGGCAGAGAGGTTGGCAGCCGAAGCATTAAATCGGAAGGATGAGTGCAGTCAAAAGGCCGTAAGCTTGATCCAGAACTGGGAACAGCAGGATAAGATGGCTGCACAATTGCAGGCAAACGTAAATAAGTTGAGATCAACTGTTTCATCGTATGAGAATGAACTCATTACCCTCAGGGCGCGGGCAAAGACCGCAGCTGCGACCCGGAAGATTAACGAGCAGATGGCACGGGTAGATTCTTCAGGAACGATAGCTATGCTGGAGAAGATGAAGGCCAAGGTGGAAGAGGATGAATCTCTCGCACAGTCTTACGGAGAACTGGCATCGGCAGAGGAGAGTGTTGATGAAGAAATCAATGCTGTCCTTGCGAGCGGCCAATTGGTCCCCTCAAGTAATAAACTGGCCGAACTGAAGGCAAGGATGGGGATACAATAACTGGTAAGGTGTAAAAGAGACGGAATATTTTTCTCACATTACGTTTCGTTTACGACGGCAAAATATTTTACAGCCTAGCGAGGACAGGAAAGATGGTCTGGAACAGGATGTTCGGGAAAAAGAAAAAAGATGACACGCCGGATCCTTTTCAGGATCTGGTATTATCTAAGCTCAAGGTAGGTTTTCTGGTAGATTATGACATGAAGACGTGGGAGGTTACTGAGTATAATATCTATGATTGGGATGATGGTGAATACAGTCATGAATGGGAACTCACGTCTGGTAATCAGGTTGTATATCTGGAGCGTGAGGAGGATGATGAGGTTGAGTGGGTCTTAACAGAGCGAATCCCTTTTAAAAGTTTGGGGGAGGGGTTATCAAAATATATCAGACAAAATGAAGAACCTCCCCATGAGCTGAAGTATGAGGGCGTAACGTATTATCTTGACGAGGGAAGCGGGGGGTATTTTTGTAAAGGCGGCGGAAAACAGAGGATAGAATTCCTTTACTGGGAATTCCTCGATGAATCAGAAGAAAAAGTACTTACCATCGAACAATGGGCGGAGGACAAGTTTGAGGCGTCTGTGGGCATCTATGTTGAGGAGTATCAATTTATCAATATTCTGCCGAAGTAAAATTTCAGTTTATCTGCTTTTTCATCCTGCTTACTACCGCTCCATTTCCTGCCAGATACCACATTTGCAAAAATCAAGTGAAACGATGTTTGCCACGCACCTCATAATCAGTTAACGGTTGATGCTTTCTGGAGAATGTCCTGAGACGGGTAAAGAGGGAGGTAAAAGTGTCTGGTTCAACTCGATAATAATAAAAATTACTTTGATTTAGAAAGTTATTGCTTTAGAATCAGGTTGATACAGTATGTTTTTTAATTGGATGCTTTTTATTGGAAATAAAACTTGCATCCGGTTTAGATCCCCGCCGGCCGGATTTCATGAACGGTGCATGGGGGCTGGTTGAAAGGAGCTACGGTCTATGGAATATAGGGTTTTAGGAAAAAGCGATTTGTCTGTATCCGTTATCGGTTACGGTGCATGGGGGATAGGGGGCGCACCTTTCTGGACAACAGAG is drawn from Candidatus Scalindua sp. and contains these coding sequences:
- a CDS encoding DUF4178 domain-containing protein, producing the protein MVWNRMFGKKKKDDTPDPFQDLVLSKLKVGFLVDYDMKTWEVTEYNIYDWDDGEYSHEWELTSGNQVVYLEREEDDEVEWVLTERIPFKSLGEGLSKYIRQNEEPPHELKYEGVTYYLDEGSGGYFCKGGGKQRIEFLYWEFLDESEEKVLTIEQWAEDKFEASVGIYVEEYQFINILPK
- a CDS encoding PspA/IM30 family protein, which produces MASIFRRMFKVGQSHAHSVMDNFENPIKMTEQGVRDLKKDLQGTMRSLAEVKGVAIRLKRESEDNKRLAADYERKAMMLLQKMKEGVLDPAQAERLAAEALNRKDECSQKAVSLIQNWEQQDKMAAQLQANVNKLRSTVSSYENELITLRARAKTAAATRKINEQMARVDSSGTIAMLEKMKAKVEEDESLAQSYGELASAEESVDEEINAVLASGQLVPSSNKLAELKARMGIQ
- a CDS encoding YbjN domain-containing protein; protein product: MSENLEKVKTYLDELGFALSSEDTEQELVIIDDEDQGIKNLVIDCEYPILVLEQVIMNVPQETGDLYRRLLQMNRTLVHGAFTLDEEGKRVIFRDTLQLENLDKNELEGSINALSIALAEFAGELIAFSKV
- a CDS encoding ion channel, which gives rise to MKRFIISFTNSRITRLFIFTLFILLLGALGLSHFENPPHIIDALWWSFVTITTVGYGDIAPSTIGGRITGIIVMVFGIGILGMFTATIASAFVAGKLKEGKGVISVKVKDHFLICGWSYKVKEIIAELRADKKVRDKPIVLVADIPEKPFEDENTFFIQGDVNAETAEKANLKAASVVIILSDESLDSYSRDAKAVLNTLTIRTLNPDIYVCLEISDAKNMQHGRLAGADEIIVVGELSSNLLVQAALDHGITQIITELVSNQFGSALYKIPAPENIIGQRFVDALTFLKSEHNAITLAVASLGEKKFMANPDMDYIVRAGDQLVVIAQERPHLGS